A portion of the Zootoca vivipara chromosome 6, rZooViv1.1, whole genome shotgun sequence genome contains these proteins:
- the LOC118086502 gene encoding chemerin-like receptor 1: MSTSPAGNVSSSSLLLEEATVRSTVKVITGVIFSFIFLAGVTGNGIVLWVTGWKLRWTSNTIWFFNLALADLASTSLIFVTLLNLALDLHWPFGSVACKVANCLFGLSVCSGVLLLSCISVDRCVLVVAPVWCQNYRTPRLTWGTCCLLWMISLTFFVPSSYFFTEISVEKNNRSSCNNLDIFQDWQEAEVLTICIFLYQFLLPLLVISISYTILVVTMHKKKLNKSSKPFLVVTRVVFCFFLCWLPYHALALARISMDAVPDAVHLVAIPLSKCLALFNSCINPLLYVFVGQEFKDAVRRSLLQVFKTAFEEAPVATSV, encoded by the coding sequence ATGTCAACAAGCCCAGCAGGCAATGTCTCCTCATCCTCTCTGCTCCTAGAGGAAGCCACTGTGCGCAGCACTGTAAAGGTCATCACTGGGGTGATCTTCAGCTTCATCTTCCTGGCTGGGGTGACCGGGAATGGGATAGTGTTGTGGGTCACCGGCTGGAAGCTCCGCTGGACCTCCAACACCATTTGGTTCTTCAACCTCGCCTTGGCCGACTTGGCTTCCACCTCCCTGATCTTCGTCACATTGTTGAACTTGGCCCTGGACCTGCACTGGCCCTTTGGCTCAGTGGCCTGCAAGGTGGCCAACTGCCTTTTTGGGCTGAGCGTGTGCAGCGGTGTCCTGCTACTCAGCTGCATCAGTGTGGACCGCTGTGTGCTGGTGGTGGCCCCCGTCTGGTGCCAGAACTACCGGACCCCACGTCTCACATGGGGGACTTGCTGTCTCCTCTGGATGATCTCCCTCACCTTCTTCGTCCCCAGCTCTTACTTCTTCACTGAGATCTCAGTGGAGAAGAATAACCGGAGCTCCTGCAATAACCTGGACATCTTCCAGGACTGGCAGGAAGCAGAGGTCCTCACCATCTGCATCTTTCTCTACCAGTTCCTCCTGCCATTGCTGGTCATCTCCATCTCCTACACCATCCTGGTGGTGACCATGCAcaagaagaagctcaacaagtccAGCAAGCCCTTCTTGGTGGTTACCAGGGTGgtcttctgcttcttcctctgctggCTGCCCTACCATGCCCTGGCTCTGGCAAGGATCTCTATGGATGCTGTTCCAGATGCTGTGCACCTGGTGGCTATCCCTCTTTCCAAGTGCCTGGCCTTGTTCAACAGCTGCATCAACCCCTTGCTCTATGTCTTTGTGGGGCAGGAGTTTAAGGATGCAGTGAGGAGGTCCTTGCTGCAGGTCTTCAAGACAGCTTTTGAAGAGGCACCAGTGGCCACCAGTGTTTGA